The Streptomyces kanamyceticus DNA segment ACCGCGTCTCCGCTCCCGCCTCCGGAACGCTCACCGCCCTGCACGCCGCCCCCGGCCAGCAGGTCGAGGTCGGCGCGCTGCTCGCCGTCGTACAGGACTCCAGCGGAGTCGTACAGGAGGAAGAGTCCGTATGAGCCTCGAAATCCAGGAGCACCAGGACCTGCGCGCCGCCGTCGCCGCCCTCGGCAAGCGCTACGGCCGCGAGTACATGACCCGCGTCGTGGCGGCCGACGGCCACCCCGACGAGCTGTGGGCGGACGCCGCCAAGCTCGGCTACCTGGGCGTGAACCTGCCCGAGGAGTACGGCGGCGGAGGCGGCGGCATCGCCGAACTCTCCATCGTCCTTGAGGAGTTGGGCGCGGCGGGCTCGCCCCTCCTCATGATGGTCGTCTCGCCCGCGATCTGCGGCACCGTCATCGCCCGCTTCGGCACGGAGGCCCAGAAGCGGAAGTGGCTGCCCGGGCTCGCCGACGGGTCCCGCACGATGGCGTTCGGCATCACCGAGCCGGACGCGGGCTCCAACTCGCACCGCATCACCACCACGGCGCGCCGCGACCCCGACTCCGGCGACTGGCTCCTGACCGGCCGCAAGGTCTTCATCTCCGGCGTGGACATCGCCGACGCCACCCTCGTCGTCGGCCGCACGTCCGACGCTAGGACCGGCAGCCTCAAGCCGTGCCTGTTCATCGTCCCGCGCGACGCCGAAGGCTTCCGGCGGCGGCAGATCGACATGGAACTCCAGGCCCCGGAGAAGCAGTTCGAGCTGACGCTCGACGACGTGCGACTGCCCCCGGACGCGCTCGTCGGCGACGAGGACGCGGGCCTGCTCCAGCTCTTCGCGGGCCTGAACCCCGAACGGATCATGACCGCCGCGTTCGCCCTGGGCATGGCCCGTTACGCACTGCACAGGGCCACCGAGTACGCCAAGGAACGCACCGTCTGGAAGGCCCCCATCGGCACCCACCAGGCCATCGCGCACCCGCTCGCCCAGTGCCACATAGAGATCGAACTGGCCCGCCTGATGATGCAGAAGGCCGCCGGGCTCTACGACGAGGGCGACGACACCGGCGCGGGCGAGGCCGCCAACATGGCCAAGCTCGCCGCGGCCGACGCCTGTGTGAAGGCCGTCGACCAGGCCGTGCACACGCTCGGCGGCAACGGCCTCACCAAGGAGTTCGGGCTCGCCTCGCTCATCGTGGCCGCGCGGGTGGCCAGGATCGCCCCCGTCAGCAGGGAAATGATCCTCAACTACGTGTCCCACCAGACGCTCGGCCTGCCCAAGTCCTACTGAGGAGCGCTTTCATGAGCCTGTCCGTCGCCTCGACGGTGCGTGGCATCACCACCGTCACCCTGGACCTGCCCGAGCGGCGCAACGCGCTCTCGGCGGACCTGCTCGGCGCCCTGGCCGAGGCGTTCGGCGACCTCGGCGAGGACCCGGGCACCCGCGCGGTCCTGCTCACCCACACCGGCACGACGTTCTGCGCGGGCGCCGACCTGAAGGACCCGCCGGACCCCGCCGCCTTCGTGGCGCTGCTCCGGCTCCTCGTCGAACTGCCCAAGCCGGTGATCGCCCGGGTGGACGGGCACGTGCGGGCGGGCGGGCTCGGTCTCCTCGGCGCCTGCGACATGGCGGTCGCGGGACCCGGCTCCTCCTTCGCGTTCACGGAGGTGCGCATCGGGGTCGCGCCCGCCGTGATCTCCATGCCGCTGCTGCCCCGCGTCGACCCGAGCGCCGCGTCCCGCTACTTCCTCACCGGGGAGCGCTTCGACGGCGCGGAGGCGGCGCGGATCGGCCTCGTCACGGCGTACGCGGCCGAGCCCGACGGGATGGTCCAGACCCTCCTGGACGGGGTGCGGGCGGCCGCCCCCGGCGCCCTGGCCGAGACGAAGAAGCTGCTCACGGCTAGGGTGCTCGACGCATTCGACGACCACTCGGACGCCCTCACCGCCCTGTCCGCGCGGCTCTTCGGCTCCGCCGAGGCCCGGGAAGGGATGG contains these protein-coding regions:
- a CDS encoding enoyl-CoA hydratase family protein → MSLSVASTVRGITTVTLDLPERRNALSADLLGALAEAFGDLGEDPGTRAVLLTHTGTTFCAGADLKDPPDPAAFVALLRLLVELPKPVIARVDGHVRAGGLGLLGACDMAVAGPGSSFAFTEVRIGVAPAVISMPLLPRVDPSAASRYFLTGERFDGAEAARIGLVTAYAAEPDGMVQTLLDGVRAAAPGALAETKKLLTARVLDAFDDHSDALTALSARLFGSAEAREGMAAFLERRERPWAL
- a CDS encoding acyl-CoA dehydrogenase family protein, translating into MSLEIQEHQDLRAAVAALGKRYGREYMTRVVAADGHPDELWADAAKLGYLGVNLPEEYGGGGGGIAELSIVLEELGAAGSPLLMMVVSPAICGTVIARFGTEAQKRKWLPGLADGSRTMAFGITEPDAGSNSHRITTTARRDPDSGDWLLTGRKVFISGVDIADATLVVGRTSDARTGSLKPCLFIVPRDAEGFRRRQIDMELQAPEKQFELTLDDVRLPPDALVGDEDAGLLQLFAGLNPERIMTAAFALGMARYALHRATEYAKERTVWKAPIGTHQAIAHPLAQCHIEIELARLMMQKAAGLYDEGDDTGAGEAANMAKLAAADACVKAVDQAVHTLGGNGLTKEFGLASLIVAARVARIAPVSREMILNYVSHQTLGLPKSY